The stretch of DNA CAGCCAACCTGTCCTCAACATCATGAACACCCTGGGCATTGACCGTCAGAGGACCattgaggtgaggggaggaagggatggagggagggagagaggggaaggagtgtTGGAGAAAGTGGGAGGTTGGATTGATGTGCTGTTGATCATGTGCGCCGAGTGGGGACATGCTGGggacatgcagtgtgtgtgtgtgtcatcagaaTACATACTATCTCTATGCCGCCACAGATAAACCCTTATGTGCCAGGTGGCTTGCAGCCTTTTGTGTAGAAGAATTAAAGCGATAACTAGCATCTGCTTTTAAAAGCTGAGACACTGAGCGTGGAGCAGCAATGGCAGCCTGTAAGGAGCTTAGACCGAGAACAGGATGCAGACCATTgtttgtgtgtcggtgtgtgtcaaGTCATCTTAACGAACCGCCTCTTTCTTTTGTTCCGCTATCCAGTCTCTTCAGAGCAGCAGCTACAACCACTTCTCAGCCATCTACTACCTTCTACTGGAGCGAGTCAGGGAGCATCGCGCCCAGCAGCTCAGCAGACAGTGTGGAACCTGGGGCCAGAGACCCAGGAGCACGTCCGACTCCACCACCCCAGAGGTGAGAGCTATGGCTGGCTTGGATGCCCGCGCCCCTGCACCTGGAGCTCTTTTGCCTGGCTGTCTTGCATCTGTTCTTATGTCTGCCCCCTTTGTTGTGTCTGTCAGGTCATTATGGAATCCTCTGACAGCTTCAGAACCACAGGGTTTCCTCTCCCAGCCAAGAGCACTCCTCCGGTTCATTCGGAGATGGATTGTGACCAGGGTGCTCTCTTCCAGGTGAGCAAAAAAACGGAACCATCCGTCCACAGATACGTCGCTTGTTGTGTACGCGTATGACGGGTAGATATGCCAGCAGTTAGCTTGATAGAAGCTACATAGAACTATGCTTGCACGTACTGTAACTCTTACAGGAAATAGTTAGCTTTATAACCGTTGGCACTCCTCTATCTGTCTCCTATCTGTCAGCGGCTAACGTGTAGCGCTCCTCCCCCTGTTTCCAGCGCGTGGTGTTCCCTGTGGAGGCCAGTCTGAACCGGCTGCTCTGGAGTCGCTCCATCTCCCCCAACAGCCTGCTGGAGACCAGCATCAGCGAGGAGGTTCGTCCGacagacctggaggaggaggaagccagACAGAGCGCCACCCCTCCGCTCCCCCCGACCACCGCCCCCCGCAGACACACGCTGGCGGAGGTCTCCGCCCACATCCACCAGTGCCACCCCCCTTGTGAGTACAACGGAGAGGCACGCGCACGCGCCCGCACGCGGGGCACATGCCCGTGGCACACGCCCGTGGCACACGCCCGTGTtaaccttctccctcctcttcctcgccaGGCGTCAAAGTCAGCCCCTCAGAGGGCGCCTCCTCCGACGGCTGTCTGGAGTCCTCCTCGCTCGGCCCCGCCCCGGTGGTCCCTCCCAGGGGGCTGTCGGCCTTTCTGGGGTCCGCAAGGACCCCCGGTTCCTTCGCCCCCTCTGGGGCCTTCCTGACCCTCTCCTCACACCTTCTGCCCCAGACCCGGGGCTCCCTGCCTGCAGCCACCTTTCAGGAAGGACGCAGGGCATCTGACACCTCCCTCACGCAAGGTAGGCCACCCTCATGTCTAGGATGACACAGATGTTCAGTCGATCTCTCTTGTGCCGTTTGCgctctctctatatataaaCATGTGTGGCTAATGCACGCAACCTTTGCCTTCCAGGCCTTAAAGCCTTCCGCCAACAGCTGAGAGGAAAGAATACCCGCACCAAAGGGCTTCTGGGACTGAACAAGATTAAGGGGTTGGCGCGGCAGGTTTGCCATCCGACCGTCGTCTGTAGCCGTGGCAGCCGGGGGTCCCTGGGTCCAGCCCTTAGCGAGCACCGTAGCATGCTGGAGGAAGTGCTGCACCagcaaaggtacacacacacacaagcacacacacaaacacatgcacgcgcacaaacacacagaccagtTGTCTCTGTAGTAACAGttgtactctgtctctctctccaggatgtTGCAGATCCAGCATCAGCCTCAACCTCAGCCCGCTAACACCGGGCCTACCCAGAACCCCCTGATCTACCTTCCCCAGCAGCAacccgcctcccctcccccaacctccATTTTCACCGCCTCCACCCTGTTTGAcgcccccatctcctccctcctgcaggGAGAaccttcccccacccctctgaccccctcCCAGAACACCATGGCATTCCATCACACCCTCTGGCAGACCCCACTGGGGGTCtcatccccctcctgctccccctcctgctccccctccctctctcctgtggcTTCGGCCGCATGCCTCCTGGAGGCTCGTCTGCACATCAGCCAGCGGCCTCATcttcacccccagccccaggtccCAGTCCAGGCCCAGGTCCCCTTCATGCCTAGGCCGGGTGTGTGGAACCTGGGGTCAATGAGTAGCCCAGAGAATGAGATGCAGGAGCTGGGGCGGGGTGACAAACAGCAAATCAGCAGCTGTGTGATGGTGAAATGATGGTGTGGAAATGGTTCTATCCTTCCTCCAGAAGAGGAAGAAACAAAAACATGAGTTTGATGTCACCACTGACAAGCGGAGTGAGTTTGGAACATTTTAGCAAAACAATTGAGTCTGATTACCCGGTCACTGGTAGAGTGCTCTCTGGTTTGAACAGAGAGGAGCCACTCTGTAAACCTGAGTACTGAACGGACAGGTGAAGAAAAATGCCAGAGACAAATACAGGAGATTCAAAACAAACGGTCTCTTGAACAACATCCAAACTGTCACGCGTCCACCTGTGAGGCTTTTGTTTGCTCATCTAAGCTGAAGAATAATCAATAACCAAACCCTGGACAAGGCCTAGGATCCTTTTCAGATCCCACCCTCCCCGAGAGAAGCAATAATGGACTTTGGGGTCCCTGTGCCCTTCACTGCCCAGAGAAAAGCCTCCTTCCACTCTCATGCTACAAGGAGGAGGGACCAATTCACTTGAATAACTGGTATTCACCTGCCAGTCCAAGACTAGATCATGTTTCATTCGTAGTTTCGTTTTCTCATTCAATTTAGAGATGAGAGGATCTTCAATATGACATTTTACGTCACTTTAAAGGATTTCCATGTCTGCACATTTCCCAACGATGATTTTGACGATTCAATCTGTAAGAGAAACCAAAGTTgtccttttttttgttggtccAATAGTGTTTCCATATTATTTCTTTGAATTGACTTTGTTATATGACATTGTAGCAGACTTTTGAACATGCAGTATCCTAAGCTTCCAACTTTCAGTGAGTGTACATGATTGTGATTTGACAAACTGTGATGTGTTAGAATGTAGCTCACGTCCCGCTGCTTGATCTTTATCTGCGGATACTGAATGACTAAAGCACAGCATAGGTACAGCCATGTCCAAGCAGcactgtgcgtttgtgtgtgcgcccTTTGGCGCCTCACAAATGCGTAGGCTTGAACCCATCGTTAATGACTCTCACCGCAAAAACCGACCTTCAGTTGGAGATCACCAAAGCTTTCAATGCTTCTGTTTTATTTCTACCTCCTTAAGTTCATGTCTGAAAATGTGGAACATTAGCAAACGTTGTCCATATATAAGCATTACTTCTTCCTCTACAATCCACAAGTGTAATAAGTCTCTCTTTTCACATGATACAGTTTATGATTATGTGATTTAATGTTTTCATGTGCACAGAACAAAGACTGTGGGACTAGTGCAATATTTCACATTGAAAtgcagaggaaaggagaaaggtagagaggcCAGGCTTGTACACCTGTCTGGTCATGTTTTgtagttttctttctttttttgagtTCATTTCTGTTTAAATGTACAATGGTTTGATATCTTCAGAGGGAGAGGTGTGGGCAGAGTATTGCAGGTACTACAGTAGATCTGTGTTTTTATTCAACAAGAATACATGAATATGAATTTGTATTAGAGAGAAAATACGTTGTTTCTCATCACAACTCAATTGCCTTTGTGTCCTGAGTGGTTTCCATGTAGTAATAGCAGAAGAAGAATCCGACACAGATCAGAGAAAGACATGCTGAGGCTTCTCTCTTTGAGCTCCTTTGGGCTCAGCACAGCTTGCTGGCTATAAACACTTGTCACTTT from Hypomesus transpacificus isolate Combined female chromosome 23, fHypTra1, whole genome shotgun sequence encodes:
- the sik1 gene encoding serine/threonine-protein kinase SIK1, coding for MVIMTESCPAPQTSPAQGRPLQVGFYEIIRTLGKGNFAVVKLARHKVTKTQVAIKIIDKTRLNPPNLEKIYREVQIMKLLNHPHIIKLYQVMETKDMLYIVTEYAKNGEMFDYLTSNGRISEDEARRKFWQILTAVDYCHRHHIVHRDLKTENLLLDANMNIKLADFGFGNFYNAGEPLSTYCGSPPYAAPEVFEGKEYEGPQLDIWSLGVVLYVLVCGTLPFDGSSLPALRQRVTEGRFRIPFYMSQDCENLIRKMLVVDPAKRISMAQIKQHRWMLADPAAPQHTVSLSLTDYNSNLGDYSQPVLNIMNTLGIDRQRTIESLQSSSYNHFSAIYYLLLERVREHRAQQLSRQCGTWGQRPRSTSDSTTPEVIMESSDSFRTTGFPLPAKSTPPVHSEMDCDQGALFQRVVFPVEASLNRLLWSRSISPNSLLETSISEEVRPTDLEEEEARQSATPPLPPTTAPRRHTLAEVSAHIHQCHPPCVKVSPSEGASSDGCLESSSLGPAPVVPPRGLSAFLGSARTPGSFAPSGAFLTLSSHLLPQTRGSLPAATFQEGRRASDTSLTQGLKAFRQQLRGKNTRTKGLLGLNKIKGLARQVCHPTVVCSRGSRGSLGPALSEHRSMLEEVLHQQRMLQIQHQPQPQPANTGPTQNPLIYLPQQQPASPPPTSIFTASTLFDAPISSLLQGEPSPTPLTPSQNTMAFHHTLWQTPLGVSSPSCSPSCSPSLSPVASAACLLEARLHISQRPHLHPQPQVPVQAQVPFMPRPGVWNLGSMSSPENEMQELGRGDKQQISSCVMVK